GTTCGACGCGTCCGCGGTGAAGGCGAACATGGAGCGGTTCGCGAAGGGCGGCGGCGGGATGGCCAAGACGCTGGCCGACGTCGAGAAGATCGAGGTCGCCGACGCCACGCACGCCGTGCTGCACCTCAAGCAGCCCAACCCCGCGATGCTGTTCTACCTGAGCGACGCCGCCGGGCTCATGGCCAACCCCGCCAAGTTCGACGCCGCGGGCGACCCCCTCAAGACCAAGCCGGACGGCACCGGCCCGTACGACCTCGACTCCGGCAAGACGGCCATCGGCACCAAGTGGGTGTACACCGCCGACACCGGCTACTGGGGTACGAAGCTCCCGTACAAGGAGCTGACGTTCCGGTACTTCGACAACGAGACCGCGATCGTCAACGGGCTCAAGACCGGGCAGGTCAACGCGGCCGTCCTGCAGACCGCCAACGCGCAGGCCCGCATCGAGAAGGACCCGGCCGTCGAGACGCAGAAGCAGGAGTTCGACTTCCAGGGCATCCTGCTGTTCGACCGCGGAGGCGAGATCACGCCCGCGCTCGCCGAGCCGAAGGTGCGGCAGGCGCTGAACCACGCGATCGACCGCAAGACCATGCTCGCCAAGATTCAGCAGGGCCGCGGCGAAGTGACGAACCAGGTGTTCGGCACCGAGAGCGTCGCGTTCCAGGAGGAACTCGACTCGTACTACTCCTACGACCCGGCGAAGGCGAAGCGGCTCCTCGAGGAGGCCGGGTACGCGGACGGCTTCGAGCTGAAGCTGCCGCGCATCTCCGCGATCGTCCCCGACGCGCTCGCCTCGTCCCTGCAGACGTACTTCAAGGCGATCGGCGTCGAGCTGACCTGGGACGACATGGACCAGTCGGCCGTCCGGCGCATCTTCACCGACCGCGAGTACTCCGGCATGGTCATGAACATGGGCCAGTCGGCCAACGACTGGGTCGCGATCGGCGAGCTGGTGCTGCCCGGCACGTTCAACTTCTTCGGCACCACCGACGAGACCGTGCAGAAGCTCCTGCCGCAGATCAGCGGGGTCGCCGCGAAGGACGCCGAGGCGCAGCTCCACGAACTGAACCGGCACCTCGTGGAGGAAGCCTGGTTCGTCCCGTTCTACCGGCTGTCGTACCTGCACGTCTCGGACGGCAGCGTGACGATCGAGCCGCAGTCCGGCATGGCCCTGCCGTCGATCTACAACTACGCGCCGGCCGAATGACGGCGCGGGGGGCCGGACGGCCCGCTCCCGTCCGGCGCCCCGGCACCACTCCCCACCACAGAAGCCGAGTCAGATGCTGAGCTTCGTACTGCGCAGGACCGCGGCAGGGGTCGTGCTCCTGTTCGTCATCTCCGTCCTGTCCTATCTGCTCCTGTCGATCCCCGACAACGACGTGGGCCGCCAGCTCCTGGGCAACCGTGCCGCGCAGGACCTGGTGGACGCCAAGAACGCCGAGCTGGGCCTCGACCGTCCCGTCCTCGCCCAGTACGCCGACTGGCTCTCGCACGCGCTGCGCGGCGACTTCGGCACGTCCTGGTTCACCGGCGAGGACGTCCTGCAGTCCATCACCACGCGGCTGCCCGTCACCCTC
The nucleotide sequence above comes from Actinomadura algeriensis. Encoded proteins:
- a CDS encoding ABC transporter substrate-binding protein, translated to MKKITRGVAALAACATAAAALTACGGSGGEGGSSDSLTVATMTLPQSLDPKDAAGSAMPFFQAAYDTLVKREPDGTYSPMLATEWKYDDDRTELTLTLRGDVKFDDGTPFDASAVKANMERFAKGGGGMAKTLADVEKIEVADATHAVLHLKQPNPAMLFYLSDAAGLMANPAKFDAAGDPLKTKPDGTGPYDLDSGKTAIGTKWVYTADTGYWGTKLPYKELTFRYFDNETAIVNGLKTGQVNAAVLQTANAQARIEKDPAVETQKQEFDFQGILLFDRGGEITPALAEPKVRQALNHAIDRKTMLAKIQQGRGEVTNQVFGTESVAFQEELDSYYSYDPAKAKRLLEEAGYADGFELKLPRISAIVPDALASSLQTYFKAIGVELTWDDMDQSAVRRIFTDREYSGMVMNMGQSANDWVAIGELVLPGTFNFFGTTDETVQKLLPQISGVAAKDAEAQLHELNRHLVEEAWFVPFYRLSYLHVSDGSVTIEPQSGMALPSIYNYAPAE